Proteins from one Haloarchaeobius litoreus genomic window:
- a CDS encoding metal-dependent hydrolase: MMATTHAFVGLALAVPVALVAPELGVAAATGALAGGVFPDLDLAAAHRKTLHFPVYYSVAAVPAALVALVNPTTTTVAVALFLVAAAVHSASDVLGGGLELRPWEATGEKAVYVHPKRRWLRPRRVVRYDGAPEDFVVGAAFALPGLVVFDGWVEQAALAGLVVSLAYTVVRKRLPDVTPERFR; the protein is encoded by the coding sequence ATGATGGCGACCACGCACGCGTTCGTCGGGCTCGCGCTGGCAGTGCCCGTGGCGCTGGTCGCACCGGAGCTCGGTGTCGCCGCGGCCACCGGCGCACTCGCGGGCGGGGTCTTCCCGGACCTCGACCTCGCCGCCGCCCACCGGAAGACGCTGCACTTCCCGGTGTACTACAGCGTCGCGGCCGTCCCGGCCGCACTCGTCGCGCTCGTGAACCCGACCACCACGACCGTCGCGGTCGCGCTCTTCCTCGTCGCGGCGGCGGTCCACTCCGCGAGCGACGTGCTCGGCGGGGGGCTCGAACTGCGGCCGTGGGAGGCGACGGGCGAGAAGGCGGTGTACGTCCACCCGAAGCGGCGGTGGCTCCGGCCGCGTCGCGTGGTCCGGTACGACGGCGCGCCGGAGGACTTCGTCGTCGGGGCGGCGTTCGCGCTCCCGGGGCTGGTCGTCTTCGACGGCTGGGTCGAGCAGGCCGCCCTGGCGGGGCTGGTGGTCTCGCTGGCGTACACGGTCGTCAGGAAACGGCTGCCCGACGTCACGCCGGAGCGGTTCCGGTAG
- a CDS encoding DUF5790 family protein: MSQSTLNDDELFGEAASEMREDVEESLAEAWDELPDPDDVWETDADNVLGVLNGLRSALDVGDAEDHLRDAKKWFTMGQRADAFDDADDLEAELEDLEEVIEDISSAGEQVGELTSTIPGLRSTLEEAAGDDDEDEE; encoded by the coding sequence ATGAGCCAGTCCACCCTGAACGACGACGAACTGTTCGGCGAGGCGGCCAGCGAGATGCGCGAGGACGTCGAGGAGTCGCTCGCGGAGGCGTGGGACGAGCTCCCCGACCCCGACGACGTCTGGGAGACCGACGCCGACAACGTGCTGGGCGTGCTCAACGGCCTGCGCTCGGCGCTGGACGTCGGCGACGCCGAGGACCACCTGCGCGACGCGAAGAAGTGGTTCACGATGGGCCAGCGCGCCGACGCGTTCGACGACGCCGACGACCTCGAGGCGGAGCTCGAGGACCTGGAGGAGGTCATCGAGGACATCTCGTCCGCCGGCGAGCAGGTCGGCGAGCTCACCTCCACCATCCCGGGGCTCCGGAGCACGCTGGAGGAGGCCGCCGGCGACGACGACGAAGACGAGGAGTAG
- a CDS encoding MutS-related protein yields MRLEDYWGVGPKTRELLVAELGVERAVDAIESADVRTLAEAGLSRGRATRILRRAGGGEGMGILATGDTRSVYKQCIELARRHAVTQDAADSIRVLTPLAHREAMVDRLDDVTTARESWESLVEDDREAIIDAFAQYDEAGGGELAAVETALALLELDLTEGTFEPLADLDREGLADAADALGALEDGRVAPGADDRLDRLRDARAAVETMDANAVDVIEAVRDAGARSPDEFRSAFVDHVRGEAEVDAERIRDAVPSDARDATDFVGSALRSLTQELATAVDEREREVRVDLQHAISDARADIDRAVSAVDDIALDLSLARFAAAYDLTRPTFVEGEATVAVEGARNLDLLAGDADVQPVRYALGEHTLAPPPGDERVAVLTGANSGGKTTLLETVCQVVVLAHMGLPVPAESAELTTFDDVVFHRRHASFNAGVLESTLKSVVPPLTGEGRTLMLVDEFEAITEPGSAADLLHGLVTLTVDRDAVGAFVTHLADDLEPLPEEARVDGIFAEGLTRDLELRVDYQPRFDQLGRSTPEFIVSRLVADADDRVERAGFETLAAAVGEETVQKTLADAEWAE; encoded by the coding sequence ATGCGACTCGAAGACTACTGGGGCGTCGGGCCGAAGACCCGGGAGCTGCTCGTCGCGGAACTCGGTGTCGAGCGCGCGGTCGACGCCATCGAGTCGGCGGACGTGCGGACGCTGGCCGAGGCGGGGCTCTCGCGCGGCCGGGCGACACGTATCCTCCGGCGGGCCGGCGGCGGCGAGGGCATGGGCATCCTCGCGACCGGCGACACGCGCTCGGTGTACAAGCAGTGCATCGAGCTCGCGCGCCGCCACGCCGTCACGCAGGACGCCGCCGACAGCATCCGCGTGCTGACGCCGCTGGCACACCGCGAGGCGATGGTGGACCGACTCGACGACGTGACCACGGCGCGGGAGTCCTGGGAGTCCCTCGTCGAAGACGACCGCGAGGCCATCATCGACGCCTTCGCGCAGTACGACGAGGCCGGTGGGGGCGAGCTCGCGGCCGTCGAGACCGCACTCGCCCTGCTCGAACTGGACCTGACCGAGGGAACCTTCGAACCGCTCGCGGACCTCGACCGCGAGGGGTTGGCCGACGCTGCGGACGCACTCGGCGCGCTCGAGGATGGCCGTGTCGCCCCCGGCGCGGACGACCGGCTCGACCGGCTCCGCGACGCCCGTGCCGCCGTGGAGACGATGGACGCCAACGCCGTGGACGTCATCGAGGCGGTGCGGGACGCCGGCGCGCGCTCGCCCGACGAGTTCCGCAGCGCGTTCGTCGACCACGTCCGCGGCGAGGCCGAGGTCGACGCCGAGCGCATCCGCGACGCGGTTCCCTCGGACGCACGGGACGCCACCGACTTCGTGGGCTCGGCGCTCCGTTCGCTGACCCAGGAGCTCGCCACGGCCGTCGACGAGCGCGAGCGCGAGGTCCGGGTCGACCTCCAGCACGCCATCAGCGACGCCCGCGCGGACATCGACCGCGCCGTCTCGGCCGTCGACGACATCGCGCTCGACCTCTCGCTGGCGCGGTTCGCCGCCGCCTACGACCTCACCCGGCCGACCTTCGTCGAGGGCGAGGCCACCGTCGCCGTCGAGGGGGCCCGCAACCTGGACCTGCTCGCGGGCGACGCCGACGTCCAGCCGGTGCGCTACGCGCTGGGCGAGCACACGCTGGCCCCGCCGCCGGGCGACGAGCGCGTCGCCGTCCTCACCGGGGCGAACTCCGGCGGGAAGACGACGCTGCTGGAGACGGTGTGTCAGGTCGTCGTCCTCGCGCACATGGGCCTGCCCGTCCCCGCCGAGTCGGCCGAGCTCACCACCTTCGACGACGTGGTGTTCCACCGTCGGCACGCCTCGTTCAACGCCGGCGTGCTCGAATCCACCCTCAAATCCGTCGTCCCGCCGCTCACCGGCGAGGGCCGGACGCTCATGCTCGTCGACGAGTTCGAGGCCATCACCGAGCCCGGCAGCGCCGCCGACCTGCTCCACGGGCTCGTCACCCTGACCGTCGACCGCGACGCCGTCGGCGCGTTCGTCACCCACCTCGCCGACGACCTCGAACCGCTCCCCGAGGAGGCCCGCGTCGACGGCATCTTCGCCGAGGGGCTCACCCGCGACCTCGAACTCCGGGTCGACTACCAGCCCCGGTTCGACCAGCTCGGGCGCTCCACGCCGGAGTTCATCGTCTCCCGGCTCGTCGCCGACGCCGACGACCGCGTCGAGCGCGCCGGCTTCGAGACCCTCGCCGCGGCTGTCGGCGAGGAGACGGTGCAGAAGACGCTCGCCGACGCCGAGTGGGCCGAGTAG
- a CDS encoding DUF7501 family protein — translation MSVGTPTANWTDENTCPFCDATLPNPGAGFMDHLKTSPECSSGFDAWRFHLTDDFGGA, via the coding sequence ATGTCAGTCGGCACGCCCACCGCAAACTGGACCGACGAGAACACCTGTCCGTTCTGTGACGCCACGCTCCCGAACCCCGGCGCGGGCTTCATGGACCACCTGAAGACCAGCCCCGAGTGCAGTTCGGGCTTCGACGCCTGGCGGTTCCACCTCACCGACGACTTCGGCGGCGCATAG
- a CDS encoding ribonucleotide-diphosphate reductase subunit beta: protein MTDAFDGADRIDTDARSYRYYRNAVERHWDPADIELQQDRVRIAALDDDTFDQLRGVLALFGAGEEAVTEDLAPLGVVLSDLNDQLFITTQLYEEAKHADFFHRYWSTVIAPEEDSRGMTRTNPRDPKWYSDAYVELFERTEDAMHRLLTEDTPRTRAEAFCHYHLTIEGILAQTGYYGIQTSFDGSVPGVPELPGLVEGFGNIRADEGRHVGFGMAKLEELVESGAVDPDELSELTTELAMLTQQAVSDAATDGRTGVSPDELAEYAATKHAERMTQITDEDVEIPDVEELVDIRTE from the coding sequence ATGACGGATGCCTTCGACGGTGCCGACCGCATCGACACCGACGCCCGGTCGTACCGCTACTACCGCAACGCGGTCGAGCGCCACTGGGACCCCGCCGACATCGAACTCCAGCAGGACCGCGTGCGCATCGCCGCCCTCGACGACGACACGTTCGACCAGCTCCGGGGCGTGCTCGCGCTGTTCGGCGCGGGCGAGGAGGCCGTCACGGAGGACCTCGCCCCGCTCGGGGTGGTCCTCTCCGACCTGAACGACCAGCTGTTCATCACCACCCAGCTCTACGAGGAGGCCAAACACGCCGACTTCTTCCACCGGTACTGGTCGACCGTCATCGCCCCGGAGGAGGACAGCCGCGGCATGACACGAACCAACCCGCGGGACCCGAAGTGGTACTCCGACGCCTACGTCGAGCTGTTCGAGCGCACCGAGGATGCGATGCACCGGCTCCTGACCGAGGACACGCCCCGGACCCGCGCCGAGGCATTTTGCCACTACCACCTCACCATCGAGGGCATCCTCGCCCAGACGGGGTACTACGGCATCCAGACCAGCTTCGACGGCAGCGTCCCGGGCGTGCCCGAACTCCCCGGCCTCGTCGAGGGGTTCGGCAACATCCGCGCCGACGAGGGCCGCCACGTCGGCTTCGGCATGGCCAAACTCGAAGAGCTCGTCGAGTCCGGCGCGGTCGACCCCGACGAGCTCTCCGAGCTGACGACGGAACTGGCCATGCTCACCCAGCAGGCCGTCTCCGACGCCGCGACCGACGGTCGGACCGGCGTCAGCCCCGACGAACTCGCCGAGTACGCCGCGACGAAACACGCCGAGCGCATGACCCAGATCACCGACGAGGACGTCGAGATCCCCGACGTCGAGGAGCTGGTCGACATCCGGACCGAGTGA
- a CDS encoding glutaredoxin family protein, with protein sequence MSLTLYQLEGCPWCETVADELDEMGLDYETIWVEALHSKRNEVKRVSGQRAVPVLVDDEHGVTMNESANIVEYLETTYGS encoded by the coding sequence ATGAGCCTGACACTCTACCAGCTGGAGGGCTGCCCGTGGTGCGAGACGGTCGCGGACGAGCTCGACGAGATGGGCCTCGACTACGAGACGATCTGGGTGGAGGCGCTGCACTCGAAGCGGAACGAGGTCAAGCGCGTCTCCGGACAGCGGGCGGTGCCGGTGCTGGTCGACGACGAGCACGGCGTGACGATGAACGAGTCGGCGAACATCGTCGAGTACCTGGAGACGACGTACGGGAGCTGA
- a CDS encoding histidine kinase N-terminal 7TM domain-containing protein: protein MPYELTPLAIPYVVAFLLTAGLWMLLWRHRDRRAAKGFLLDVTGVVLLSAVVALKVSATDPATKLFWWNWRFLAVSFMSIGYMLMAVQYTDNEHLLTRRVVAALVALVALVQVATWTNGTDGLFYTAGELQDGLLVPSFGPLYWVYATVMVGLLVVGVGLLLGLFRSRSGFAVQTGVLVGTITLVMVGVTVWWLRIVPLDTLALTSTVKVLAFYVAIERLQLLDTLPVARTTVLRNMEEAVFVLTDTGHIVDVNPAAEELVGDRSVVHEVIDDVLDVELADVVAAGDAGAGEQLASRELTLDRDGETRFYDLKLSRFPDGTGAVAVFHDITERRNREQEITILNRIVRHDIRNEMNVLHGRGQLLEPHVDPAGEDDYRLVMESAEHVIEITETVRELMETITSDGSLTLKPVVLDQVLGTEVEKARANFPHASFHLGDVPSTRVAGNEMLTSVFTNLLNNAVVHNGGDEPGVWVDCTVDDGVARVRIADDGPGVPENQREEIFGRGAKGLESEGTGVGLYLVDTLTDAFGGDVWIEDSERGGAAFVVELQVVDAATDDAARRAVESVTADQT from the coding sequence ATGCCATACGAACTGACGCCCCTCGCTATCCCGTACGTCGTCGCCTTTCTCCTGACCGCAGGGCTCTGGATGCTCCTGTGGCGACACCGTGACCGACGGGCCGCGAAGGGCTTCCTGCTCGACGTGACCGGCGTCGTCCTCCTGTCGGCGGTCGTCGCGCTGAAGGTGAGCGCGACGGACCCCGCGACGAAGCTGTTCTGGTGGAACTGGCGGTTCCTCGCGGTGTCGTTCATGTCGATCGGCTACATGCTGATGGCGGTCCAGTACACCGACAACGAGCACCTGCTGACCCGCCGGGTCGTGGCCGCGCTCGTCGCCCTCGTCGCCCTCGTCCAGGTCGCGACGTGGACGAACGGGACCGACGGGCTGTTCTACACTGCGGGCGAACTCCAGGACGGCCTGCTCGTCCCCTCGTTCGGCCCGTTGTACTGGGTCTACGCCACCGTCATGGTCGGCCTCCTCGTCGTCGGTGTCGGGTTGCTTCTCGGCCTGTTCCGGTCCCGGAGCGGCTTCGCGGTCCAGACCGGCGTCCTCGTCGGTACCATCACGCTCGTGATGGTCGGGGTGACCGTCTGGTGGCTCCGCATCGTCCCACTCGATACGCTCGCACTCACGAGCACCGTCAAGGTGCTCGCGTTCTACGTCGCCATCGAGCGTCTCCAGCTGCTCGACACCCTGCCGGTGGCGCGAACGACCGTCCTCCGGAACATGGAGGAGGCCGTGTTCGTACTCACCGACACGGGCCACATCGTCGACGTGAACCCTGCCGCGGAGGAGCTCGTCGGCGACCGGAGCGTCGTCCACGAGGTCATCGACGACGTGCTCGACGTGGAGCTCGCGGACGTCGTGGCAGCTGGCGACGCCGGGGCTGGAGAGCAACTCGCCAGCCGGGAGCTCACCCTGGACCGCGACGGTGAGACGCGGTTCTACGACCTGAAGCTCTCGCGGTTCCCCGACGGGACGGGTGCGGTCGCGGTCTTCCACGACATCACCGAGCGACGGAACCGCGAGCAGGAGATAACCATCCTGAACCGCATCGTCCGCCACGACATCCGCAACGAGATGAACGTGCTCCACGGGCGTGGGCAGCTCCTCGAACCGCACGTCGACCCGGCGGGAGAGGACGACTACCGCCTCGTCATGGAGAGCGCGGAGCACGTCATCGAGATCACCGAGACGGTGCGCGAGCTGATGGAGACCATCACCAGCGACGGCTCGCTCACGCTCAAGCCGGTCGTGCTCGACCAGGTCCTCGGGACGGAGGTCGAGAAAGCGCGCGCGAACTTCCCGCATGCGAGCTTCCACCTCGGCGACGTACCGTCGACCCGTGTCGCCGGCAACGAGATGCTCACGTCGGTGTTCACGAACCTGCTGAACAACGCGGTTGTCCACAACGGCGGCGACGAGCCAGGCGTCTGGGTGGACTGCACCGTCGACGACGGGGTTGCACGGGTCCGCATCGCCGACGACGGACCCGGCGTCCCCGAGAACCAGCGCGAGGAGATCTTCGGCCGCGGCGCGAAGGGTCTGGAGAGCGAGGGGACGGGCGTCGGGCTCTACCTCGTCGACACGCTCACGGACGCCTTCGGGGGCGACGTCTGGATCGAGGACAGCGAGCGGGGCGGTGCCGCGTTCGTCGTCGAGCTACAGGTCGTCGACGCGGCGACGGACGATGCGGCACGCCGCGCGGTCGAGTCCGTGACGGCCGACCAGACTTAA
- a CDS encoding MaoC/PaaZ C-terminal domain-containing protein yields the protein MRYLEDLEAGESHDLGTFSLSADEIRAFAEQFDPMPMHVDPDVAEPFGGLVASGYHTLAAANRLVVDEFRADVAGIAGMSIENHRWHAPVFPDEELAVALELAEKRPSAGRPGTGVIRERVRVTREGADGRDPVLTYESVGLVRRRED from the coding sequence ATGAGGTACCTCGAGGACCTCGAAGCCGGCGAGTCCCACGACCTGGGGACGTTCTCGCTCTCGGCCGACGAGATACGCGCGTTCGCCGAGCAGTTCGACCCGATGCCGATGCACGTCGACCCCGACGTGGCGGAGCCGTTCGGCGGGCTGGTGGCCAGCGGGTACCACACGCTGGCGGCGGCGAACCGGCTCGTCGTCGACGAGTTCCGGGCAGACGTGGCGGGCATCGCGGGCATGAGCATAGAGAACCACCGGTGGCACGCCCCCGTCTTCCCCGACGAGGAGCTGGCGGTCGCGCTCGAACTCGCGGAGAAACGACCGTCGGCGGGGCGACCGGGGACGGGGGTCATCCGCGAGCGCGTCCGGGTCACCCGCGAGGGCGCGGACGGCCGTGACCCCGTGCTGACCTACGAGAGCGTCGGGCTGGTGCGCCGGCGCGAGGACTGA
- a CDS encoding creatininase family protein: MQLTDATWTDVRDADADVAFLPVGSTEQHGPHAPLGTDAMSAAEIAARAADAADFDPLVAPVVPVGIAEEHRQFDGTLWVSEDTFRAYVRETAESLAHHGVDYVVVVNGHGGNTAAVQEICARVTRDETAYAVPFTWFDTVDSDLLDGLGHGGPVETSVVAAIDSDLVHPDRYDEAAAGAGDGFGDWVAGVNVAYDFSEFAESGNVGDPSTASAERGAAVLEDAAAKLLALVDGLRERSA, from the coding sequence ATGCAGCTCACCGACGCCACGTGGACGGACGTGCGTGACGCCGACGCCGATGTCGCTTTCCTCCCGGTCGGCAGCACCGAACAGCACGGGCCACACGCACCGCTGGGCACCGACGCGATGAGCGCCGCCGAGATCGCCGCGCGGGCGGCCGACGCCGCCGACTTCGACCCGCTCGTCGCGCCCGTCGTCCCCGTGGGAATCGCCGAGGAGCACCGGCAGTTCGACGGCACGCTCTGGGTGAGCGAGGACACGTTCCGGGCGTACGTCCGCGAGACGGCCGAGAGCCTCGCCCACCACGGCGTCGACTACGTCGTCGTCGTGAACGGTCACGGCGGCAACACCGCCGCCGTACAGGAGATCTGTGCCCGAGTAACGCGTGACGAGACGGCCTACGCGGTGCCGTTCACGTGGTTCGACACCGTCGACAGCGACCTGCTCGACGGGCTCGGCCACGGCGGCCCCGTCGAGACGAGCGTCGTCGCGGCCATCGACAGCGACCTCGTCCACCCGGACCGGTACGACGAGGCCGCAGCCGGCGCTGGCGACGGCTTCGGCGACTGGGTCGCGGGCGTCAACGTCGCCTACGACTTCAGCGAGTTCGCCGAAAGCGGCAACGTCGGCGACCCGAGCACGGCGAGCGCCGAACGGGGCGCTGCCGTGCTCGAGGACGCGGCCGCAAAACTGCTGGCGCTGGTCGACGGGCTCAGGGAGCGGTCGGCGTAG
- a CDS encoding dihydroneopterin aldolase family protein, which produces MDATEAETACFEAGIKFGTLYHQFAGTPVSPDSAASLETAMAEAIENQPHCVDVTVDVLEAEIAAALAEQSADYLELTGRFMEVELVVEYEGTRVETSMSMEGDYPMMRVDDVE; this is translated from the coding sequence ATGGACGCGACGGAAGCGGAGACGGCCTGTTTCGAGGCGGGCATCAAGTTCGGGACGCTGTACCATCAGTTCGCGGGGACGCCGGTGTCCCCGGACTCGGCAGCCAGTCTGGAGACCGCGATGGCCGAAGCCATCGAGAACCAGCCGCACTGCGTCGACGTGACGGTGGACGTGCTCGAAGCGGAGATCGCCGCGGCGCTCGCGGAGCAGTCGGCGGACTACCTCGAGCTGACGGGCCGGTTCATGGAGGTCGAGCTGGTCGTCGAGTACGAGGGCACCCGGGTGGAGACGAGCATGTCGATGGAGGGCGACTACCCGATGATGCGGGTGGACGACGTCGAATGA
- a CDS encoding ABC transporter ATP-binding protein — protein sequence MSFEAEDDDPFEEQRENAENPMKRLFLEYGSDSKLAFVVGLLSSIVARLLDLLPPVLLGVAIDATFRDSRPFALGPIPLYRYAPDPESQVILASSIIGFAFFGGAAFHWTRNWGWNSFAQHIQHEVRTDTYDKMQRLNMDFFADKQTGEMMSILSNDVNRLERFLNDGMNSAFRLSVMVLGIAGILFYYNWQLAFITLVVVPLIGLTTYKFVSIIQPKYADVRSSVGQMNSRLENNLGGVQVIKTYNTEDFESDRVEDVSQDYYDANWDAINTRIKFFPALRVLAGVGFVITFLIGGLWVYSGEGPGFLTGTLSEGEFVVFILLSQRFIWPMAQFGQIINMYQRARASSERIFGLMDEPSRIAEDPDAEDLVVEDGNVTYDDVTFGYDEEETIVEDISFDVSGGETLALVGPTGAGKSTVLKLLLRMYDVNEGAIEIDGQDLRDVTIPSLRRHIGYVSQDTFLFYGTVEENITYGSFDADREDVVEAAKMAEAHEFIQNLPEGYDTEVGERGVKLSGGQRQRISIARAILKDPAILVLDEATSDVDTETEMLIQRSIDELAADRTTFAIAHRLSTIKDADQILVLEDGQVAERGSHEELLGNDDLYAHLWGVQAGEIDELPEEFIERARERENRVEASDDD from the coding sequence ATGAGTTTCGAAGCTGAAGACGACGACCCGTTCGAGGAACAACGGGAGAACGCGGAGAACCCGATGAAGCGGCTGTTCCTCGAGTACGGGTCCGACAGCAAACTCGCCTTCGTGGTGGGATTGCTCTCCAGCATCGTCGCCCGCCTCCTCGACCTGCTCCCGCCGGTCCTCCTCGGCGTCGCGATCGACGCGACGTTCCGCGACTCGCGGCCGTTCGCGCTCGGGCCGATCCCGCTGTACAGGTACGCGCCCGACCCGGAGTCGCAGGTGATCCTCGCCTCCTCCATCATCGGGTTCGCGTTCTTCGGTGGGGCGGCGTTCCACTGGACACGCAACTGGGGCTGGAACTCCTTCGCCCAGCACATCCAGCACGAGGTCAGGACGGACACGTACGACAAGATGCAGCGGCTCAACATGGACTTCTTCGCCGACAAGCAGACCGGCGAGATGATGTCCATCCTGTCGAACGACGTGAACCGCCTGGAGCGGTTCCTGAACGACGGGATGAACTCGGCGTTCCGCCTGAGCGTGATGGTGCTCGGCATCGCCGGCATCCTCTTCTACTACAACTGGCAGCTCGCGTTCATCACGCTCGTCGTCGTCCCGCTCATCGGGCTGACGACGTACAAGTTCGTCAGCATCATCCAGCCGAAGTACGCCGACGTTCGCTCCTCGGTCGGGCAGATGAACTCCCGCCTGGAGAACAACCTCGGCGGCGTGCAGGTCATCAAGACGTACAACACCGAGGACTTCGAGTCCGACCGGGTCGAGGACGTCTCCCAGGACTACTACGACGCGAACTGGGACGCCATCAACACCCGTATCAAGTTCTTCCCGGCGCTGCGCGTGCTCGCTGGCGTCGGCTTCGTCATCACCTTCCTCATCGGGGGGCTCTGGGTGTACAGTGGCGAGGGGCCGGGCTTTCTCACCGGGACGCTCTCCGAGGGCGAGTTCGTCGTGTTCATCCTCCTCAGCCAGCGCTTCATCTGGCCGATGGCACAGTTCGGGCAGATCATCAACATGTACCAGCGGGCTCGCGCCTCCAGCGAGCGCATCTTCGGGCTGATGGACGAGCCCTCGCGTATCGCCGAGGACCCCGACGCCGAGGACCTCGTCGTCGAGGACGGGAACGTCACCTACGACGACGTGACGTTCGGCTACGACGAGGAGGAGACCATCGTCGAGGACATCAGCTTCGACGTGTCGGGCGGCGAGACGCTCGCGCTCGTCGGCCCGACCGGGGCCGGCAAGTCCACCGTCCTCAAGCTGCTGCTCCGGATGTACGACGTGAACGAGGGCGCAATCGAGATCGACGGGCAGGACCTCCGCGACGTGACCATCCCGAGCCTGCGCCGGCACATCGGCTACGTCAGTCAGGACACGTTCCTGTTCTACGGTACCGTCGAGGAGAACATCACCTACGGCAGCTTCGACGCCGACCGCGAGGACGTCGTCGAGGCCGCGAAGATGGCCGAGGCCCACGAGTTCATCCAGAACCTCCCCGAGGGCTACGACACCGAGGTCGGCGAACGCGGCGTGAAGCTCTCGGGCGGCCAGCGCCAGCGCATCTCCATCGCGCGGGCCATCCTGAAGGACCCCGCCATCCTCGTGCTCGACGAGGCGACCTCCGACGTGGACACGGAGACGGAGATGCTCATCCAGCGCTCCATCGACGAGCTGGCGGCCGACCGCACCACGTTCGCCATCGCCCACCGACTCTCGACCATCAAGGACGCCGACCAGATCCTCGTCCTCGAGGACGGCCAGGTCGCCGAGCGCGGCAGCCACGAGGAGCTGCTCGGCAACGACGACCTCTACGCCCACCTCTGGGGCGTGCAGGCCGGCGAGATCGACGAGCTCCCCGAGGAGTTCATCGAGCGCGCGAGGGAGCGCGAGAACCGGGTCGAGGCGAGCGACGACGACTGA